The Pirellulales bacterium DNA segment ACGCAACTATCCTCGCTCGTAAGCGTCTTGTAGCGCGTTGATATCGAGCTTCCGCATTGGCAGCAGGGCCTGCATCATCGCACCCGATTTTGTGGCCTCTCCCAGCGACAACAACTTACCGAGCATTGCCGGAACGATTTGCCACGAGACGCCAAACTTGTCGGTAAGCCATCCGCACTGACTCTCCTGGCCTCCGTCGAGCAGCCGCGACCAGAGCGAGTCGATTTCGTCCTGCGTTTCGCAATTTGTCACGAACGAAATCGCCGGCGTGAATTTGAAAATTGGCCCGCCGTTTAATCCCATGAATTCTTGCCCTTCAAGCTGAAACGTTACGGTGAGGACGGACCCCACTGGCTGGCCCGACATTTTGGCCGCTTCAGCACCGTAGCGTGCGACGTGATGGATCTTCGAATTCTTGAAAATCGAGCAGTAGAAATTCGCGGCCTGTTCGGCCTGGCTGTCGTACCACAGGCAAGGCATGATTTTTTGCATGGGGTCTTGCTCCACGTAGCTTTTTCCAGGGGATCGTCACATCTTTGCCGCGCGATCTCGCCGGGAAACCAGTTCATTGATTTCCTCGGCGGCTGGCCGAATTTCAAACGGGCCTCCCAGTCGGACGCCAGGATGCTTCGACATCAGCTCGATGGCATGCTGGCTGTCCTTCGCCTCCAGAATCAAGATGCCCCCTAACTGCTCTTTGGTTTCCGCGTAGGGGCCATCGGTTACGGCGACCCTACCACCTTGCCAGCGCAGCGTAGCGGCGCTGCGAGGGCCTTGCAGTGCTTCTCCACCCGCAAAGTGACCGTTCTTACGCAGCACATCATCGTAAGCAAAGCATTCCTCCATCAACGCATTTTGCTCCCGTTGAGACATTCGTTCCCATTTGCCATCTTCAATGTATCCCAGGCAGATGAACTTCATTGGGTTCTCCTTTGTCAAGGCTGAACGAGCATGCGTTCAGCCTTGGATGGTCTGTGTTCTGGTAAATTCTTCACGATTATCGCGACAACTACCGTTGATTTGCCGCACTTTCGGCGCGCAATCGGGATTCCTGCTCGCGAATCTCGAGCGTCGCGTTGGGGCCAAAGTCTTCGATTTCAAGGACTTGGCGAATTTCGATTTCTGATTCGACGTCCGGCATTGGATTGGGGCACTTCTTGACCCAGTTGATTGCTTCCTGAAGCGAACTGCACTTCCACAGCCAAAAGCCGGCGACCAATTCCTTCGTTTCCGCAAATGGCCCATCCATGACCATCCGCTTGTCGCCGGAAAACCGTACGCGAACACCTTTTGAACTGGGTTGTAGCCCTTCCCCGGCGAGTATCACGCCGGCTTTCACCAGCTCTTCGTTGAAATTGCCCATGGCCGCCATCAATTCGGTGCTCGGCATGATCCCCGCTTCGCTATCGTTGGTTGCCTTCACCATCACCATGAATCGCATTGTCGTATCTCCATTGATTTTAGGGCGATCTACTCGCCGGCACACTTTGTCGAAAATCGTCCCCAGCCAGGCCGCTCACACCCAATAGTCGCGTGACGGAAGCCGATTTCGACATGGCGGGACAATTTTTCAGAAAATATTTTCGATCCGCGACTGTCGGGGTTCCGGTGAACTTTCCGATTCTGCCGCGCACTACTGGCATCTGACGGGCACGGCTCGAAAACTAATCGCTTAGTTCGGCCAGCCGCTGCTGGAGAAACCGCCGCTCAGGTTCCTGTCGAGTCAATTGCAGGGCTTTTTCGTAGGCAATCCGCGCTTCATGCCTATTTCCCATTCGCCTGCAAAGATCGGCCCGCGCCGAATGGGCCAGATGATAATCGTTCAACGGGCCGCAGTGCAAAATTTCATCGATCAACGCCACGCCTGCCGCTGGACCGTCGCGCATGGCGACGGCAACCGCTCGGTTCAATTCGACAATGGGCGAAGGTTCAGCCCGCAAAAGTAAATCGTACAGTGCCACGATTTGTGGCCAATCGGTCGCAGCGGCAATCGCCGCCCGCGCATGAACTGCGGCAATCGCGGCCTGAATTCCGTAAGGACCAATGGTTCCGGTAGACAAGGCCTGATCAACAAGGGCCAGCCCCTCGGCAATTTGTTCGCGATTCCACAAGGAACGATCCTGATCGTCGAGCAAAATCAAATCGCCAGCGGGCGAAGTCCGAGCCGCGCGCCGCGATGCTTGCAGCAACATCAGTGCGAGTAGCCCCATCACCTCCGTCTCGGGTAGAAGCTCGAAAACAAGTCGCCCGAGGCGAATCGCCTCATCCGAGACATCTGCCCGCGTGACGGCGGCCCCCGACGACGCAGAATATCCTTCATTGAATATCAAATACACGACGCGCAGCACCGATTCCAGTCGCTCCGGCAATTCGTCGCGCGAAGGAACTCGATACGGAATTTTGGCTTCGCGGATTTTCGATTTCGCCCGCACGATCCGCTGAGCCAGCGTCGAAGGCTTCGTGAGAAAAGCGCTGGCGATTTCTTCCGTCGTCAGCCCGCACACTTCGCGGAGCGTCAGGGCTACTTGGGCATCGTTCGGCAGCGCCGGATGGCAGCACGTGAAGATCAATCGCAGTCGATCGTCTTCAACGCGATCGGTGTCCAGCGGGCCGTTGTCCGGCCGATTCGCCTCAATCCGCTCGGCAATTGCGCCCAGCGAAGCATCGAACCGCGCCCGCCGCCGGATCACGTCGATCGCATTGAACCGACCGGCCGAAACTAGCCAGGCCCGCGGATTCTCCGGCACTCCCTGCTGCGGCCATCGTTCCACCGCCGATGCAAACGCGTCGTGCAGCGCCTCTTCAGCCAATTCGAAATCTCCGAGCAGCCGCACCAGTGACGCAAAAACCCGCCGCGACTCGGCTCGATAAACCGCATCGACCGCTTGCCGCGCGTCGTCGTTTTCGTTACGGCGGCTTCCCGTCGCCGCGCCAGCGGAGAGGTTCATTCGACAATGCGGCGGCTGTAAACCGCCGTTTCGGTGCTACGGAGTCGGCTCGACCTGCTTTTTCAAGTTGGCAAGCTCCTTAAACTCAGACGGCTGAAGCGACACAACGATCAGCAGCAATCCAATCACGGCCAGCACGCCGAGTAGAAGCATTTTTACCATAAGAACACTTTTCGAGAGATTCGAGGAGTCGTCATCATACTCCTCCCGTCAGCGCCAACTGATGGAAGTAGTGCTCCACCTGATCCTGATTTTTTAGCAGCCAATCAATCGATGGCTCATGGAACATGGCCTTGTGAATCGCCTTGGCCGTCGCCTCGCGATTGGTTTGGAACAGAATTTTGTGATCGATCTCGACATCAACGACGCTCGGGTCGAGCCAGACCGAGATGATGATTCCCAGATCGTTCGCCTTTTTCTTGGGAATATCCTCGGCGCGGACGGCATCGAGTACACCATGTGCAATGGCCGCCTGGACGGTGCCCATGAGAATGTTGGTGTACTTCTCGCTATGGACGGTCACTTTGCTGACCATCAGCGTCGCCGGACGGACTTGCACGTCGCTATTCAAAATCGCGAATACTTTGGTATGCCCTTTTACTTGGTTGCCGATGAGATTCGCCATTGCATAACCGACCGGGCCGTCGAGTTCGCCGATCACCACTTCTGGCTCGGCCGCCGACCATGCCGGCTCGGCCTCGACCAAGGCCTCGCCTGTTCTGAGCACAATTCGGTCTCCGGACAATTTCGCACGCTTTTCCGATTTCTTTTTCTTGGCCATGGGTTGAATCTCCTGGAGTTTCATGGGCTATGGATGTTCTAAACAGTATAACAACTGACAACTCTGTCGTTTGACTCCCCTGGTCTATGACCTATGTTCATTCAAGGAGCTCTGTAGACCATGAACGACCCGCGAACCGACAGTCAGACCGGTCTTCCCAGTCGTGCGGCTTTTTACGAAGACTTGCACCGTCGGCTGGCGCAATCACACCGGTTTGGCACGCGGCTGTCGGCACTGCTGCTGAAAATCGACCAACTCGCCGAGTTCGTTGAAGATCGAGGCATCACCGCCGATTTGGTCATGCGTGCTTACTCGCAATTCGTCCGGGCCGATGTGCGTGACATGGACTTAGTGGCCCGATTCGATGCCGATACGTTCGGCCTAATGTTGCCGGCGACTGAATTAGTTTACGCAGCCACCGTTGGCGAGCGAGTTCGCCGCAATGCCGAGGCGAACCCCATTCCATTGCCGATTGGCAGAATTGGCTTGACGCTGAGCGTCGGCGTGGCGGAAGCGCAAAAGGGAGATGACGCCGCCGCGTTCATCGAACGCTCGGTAGCAGCCCTGCAAGTTGCGCTGGTCGATGGAGGCAACACGGTGCGATTTCACACGGGCATTTCCATCGAGTCGCTGCCGACTGCTCGATCGGCGTGCATCTCGTAGGCGACATTTGTGGCGCTCCGCGTGGGAGAAGACTTCGGATACGTGTTGCGCTGCACGCCCGGTCGGCGGCAATTCATCGACGTTTGTCGATGCTGAGCATCTGGCCCTTGCGTTCCCGCGCAACGCCGTGCGCGGGAACGAGTGATCCACGCCATTTAGCGAACGGCTTCGTTGAGCATTCTGTAGTTCGGAATGCTGTGGCGATTGAGCATGCCATGTTCTTCGGTTTCGATGATCGTCGCCACGGGGCCGACTTCGCGAACCGTGCCTTCCATACTGCCGACGCTGACATGGTCGCCGGCTTGCAGACGCTGTCGCACGTAGTAGCCGGCAAGGATACCCGCCATGACATCGCGCCCGCCGAGGCCCAGCGCCAAGCCAGAGCCTAAGGCCAATCCGCCGAACACGATCAGGATCGCGTAGTTGAGCAATGCGAACTGAATCTTGAGCTGGTCAAAGGCCGCCATGAAGACCATCAGGGCCATGATGTAGTAGCAGCCGTTCGCGAGGTGCTCGGCATACGAGATGCCTACACGGTCAGCGCTGGTGGCGATGACCCCGCGGAGAAAGCCGGCCACGAGCAAACCAACGACCACCATCACCGTTGCCACCAGCAGGTTCGGAATGTAAGCCACCACTTTGCTAATGGCATCCGACACTTGCGGAATTTCCAAGATGCTGAAACCCGCCATCAGGAAGACCAGCATCAGCATCCAAAACACAATGGTACCGACAATCGAGGGCACATTGCGGCGGATATTCATGTGCGACATCGATTCCCATAGGCCGCTGCGCTCGGCGGCGCGCTGCAATCCGGCGCGTTCGCAAACCAGTGTAATGGTGCGGGCGACGAGCCTCGAGACAAAGTAGCCGACGACCAACACGATCGCCGCCCAGAGGACTTTTGGCGCATAAGCAACGACTTGGCTCCACATTTGGGAAAAGCTATCTTCGAGCGCCTTTTGTGAAGTCATGAACGATTCTTTGACGCCATCCATCGGCCCTGACACAGGGGCCACAAGGAACTGACCAAACAAACTGGACATGTTTCTGCTCCTTTCAGCGGTCAAGCTGATTTCGTTGGCCGCGGCGAGCGGCCGGGGTGTGGTTTACTAAGCGACGAGGCTCGCGACCTCCTGCCGCGCAAATTGTAAATCGCAAACCGATCAAACGCTGTGTTTTGCAATTTACATTTCTCCTGACGGTCTGTTGCCGACCCTCGGGGCGGGGTCACACGGTCACCGCCCATTTTTGCGAGGGCCGTCAGTTTTTCTGTTTTCACCGTATTTCCCAGTAAGTGTGTAGCGGCCAGCTTCCGCCGCCACGCGGAAAAAGTGCCACAAGGCGAAGGCGAAGCCGCGGACGCACAGATCGACGAGCTGCCCAACCAGTAGACGGCTATTGATGCGCTGGTGCAGTGATCGGTCAAAAACCGGCCGCGGCGGCGGCGGCGGCACAGGCACTTCGGCAAGTTGTTCAAATAGGTCGGACATTTTTCCGTGGTCGGTTGACGGAGGTCAATGGCTGCAAAATACAAACTACGAATTGCGAATTGGAAAAAAATAAATCCGAGAGGCAAGGCGCAATCTATTTCTCTTTAGTTTGCATTTTGCAAGCTTCATTCTTCACTTCGTATTCTTCTCCAAATCGCTCCTGAATCTTTTCTCGCGCACGGCTGATTCGCATCTTGCAAGCGCTAATGCTCAACTTGAAAATCTCTGCCAACTCTTCGTGGCTGTAGTTTTCCGCATACTTGAGAATCAACAGTGCCCGGTCTTCTTCATCCAAGATGTCGAGCATTTGCATCAAATCGAGCGACAAGCCGGCTGCCGGTGATTTGGTGCGCGGCGAATGCTGCTCGATGGTTTCATCACCCGCCAGAGTTTCTCGCCGTTGCCGACGGCCGCGGCCACGGCGAACGGACAGGCACGTCCGCACCGCGATGCCGTGAACCCAAGTGCTGTATTTCGATCGCCCTTCGAATTTGTTCCGATGCAAAAATAGCCGCACGAAGACCTCCTGCGAGGCATCGTTGGCATCGTGTTCGTTCCCCAGAAGCCGATAGCATATTGCCCACACACGGCCCCGAAAGCGATCGACCAGCGCAACGAAAGCCGGGCCATCGGAGCCCTCGCGAGCTGCCGCGGCCGCGAGTTGTTCGTCGCTAAGCTGCTCATCAACCTTCACATTCGCTCCTGCGAGTCGAGCACCAAGGCTCGCGGCGCATCCGTTCGCCCGGTCATAGGGTTAGTCTCCATCGCCGCCGTCGGCGTCACATTCGAGTACACGACCAGCGGTACGCAACACCACTGAAAAATACGACAAAAGCGATTGCCTCGAAGGGCTAATGATGCCGGCTGCGTCGGCCATGCCCGACGCCTAACTACCGGAGAGGTAAAGATTTACGAGCCTTGGCAGACGACATCGAACCAGAAAGCATGGTCGCAGGTCAAGTGAGAATTATGCTACCGGCGATCGACGCGATCGCACTGCTTCCCTTGTAGGTACGGCGGCCAGTCCAATTAGTGCCGTCGTTCGGCGGCGGTTTTCACCTCCACATCGAACTCTAGAGCAACGTTTGCCGTGGGCGACCCGAGGAACCAAGCCGCTTTGGCAAATGCCTAAAATACCTCGAATTGAGGGCGTGGCCTTTGATTCGCGTGGACCGGTCGCTCACTGGTAGTGCATGAATGCTCGATCACTTCTTGCCGGCGTCTGGCAGCTTGTTATCCGCT contains these protein-coding regions:
- a CDS encoding VOC family protein, translated to MQKIMPCLWYDSQAEQAANFYCSIFKNSKIHHVARYGAEAAKMSGQPVGSVLTVTFQLEGQEFMGLNGGPIFKFTPAISFVTNCETQDEIDSLWSRLLDGGQESQCGWLTDKFGVSWQIVPAMLGKLLSLGEATKSGAMMQALLPMRKLDINALQDAYERG
- a CDS encoding YciI family protein, which produces MKFICLGYIEDGKWERMSQREQNALMEECFAYDDVLRKNGHFAGGEALQGPRSAATLRWQGGRVAVTDGPYAETKEQLGGILILEAKDSQHAIELMSKHPGVRLGGPFEIRPAAEEINELVSRRDRAAKM
- a CDS encoding YciI family protein, with translation MRFMVMVKATNDSEAGIMPSTELMAAMGNFNEELVKAGVILAGEGLQPSSKGVRVRFSGDKRMVMDGPFAETKELVAGFWLWKCSSLQEAINWVKKCPNPMPDVESEIEIRQVLEIEDFGPNATLEIREQESRLRAESAANQR
- a CDS encoding RNA polymerase sigma factor, with amino-acid sequence MNLSAGAATGSRRNENDDARQAVDAVYRAESRRVFASLVRLLGDFELAEEALHDAFASAVERWPQQGVPENPRAWLVSAGRFNAIDVIRRRARFDASLGAIAERIEANRPDNGPLDTDRVEDDRLRLIFTCCHPALPNDAQVALTLREVCGLTTEEIASAFLTKPSTLAQRIVRAKSKIREAKIPYRVPSRDELPERLESVLRVVYLIFNEGYSASSGAAVTRADVSDEAIRLGRLVFELLPETEVMGLLALMLLQASRRAARTSPAGDLILLDDQDRSLWNREQIAEGLALVDQALSTGTIGPYGIQAAIAAVHARAAIAAATDWPQIVALYDLLLRAEPSPIVELNRAVAVAMRDGPAAGVALIDEILHCGPLNDYHLAHSARADLCRRMGNRHEARIAYEKALQLTRQEPERRFLQQRLAELSD
- the fae gene encoding formaldehyde-activating enzyme, whose amino-acid sequence is MAKKKKSEKRAKLSGDRIVLRTGEALVEAEPAWSAAEPEVVIGELDGPVGYAMANLIGNQVKGHTKVFAILNSDVQVRPATLMVSKVTVHSEKYTNILMGTVQAAIAHGVLDAVRAEDIPKKKANDLGIIISVWLDPSVVDVEIDHKILFQTNREATAKAIHKAMFHEPSIDWLLKNQDQVEHYFHQLALTGGV
- a CDS encoding GGDEF domain-containing protein; translation: MNDPRTDSQTGLPSRAAFYEDLHRRLAQSHRFGTRLSALLLKIDQLAEFVEDRGITADLVMRAYSQFVRADVRDMDLVARFDADTFGLMLPATELVYAATVGERVRRNAEANPIPLPIGRIGLTLSVGVAEAQKGDDAAAFIERSVAALQVALVDGGNTVRFHTGISIESLPTARSACIS
- a CDS encoding mechanosensitive ion channel; amino-acid sequence: MSSLFGQFLVAPVSGPMDGVKESFMTSQKALEDSFSQMWSQVVAYAPKVLWAAIVLVVGYFVSRLVARTITLVCERAGLQRAAERSGLWESMSHMNIRRNVPSIVGTIVFWMLMLVFLMAGFSILEIPQVSDAISKVVAYIPNLLVATVMVVVGLLVAGFLRGVIATSADRVGISYAEHLANGCYYIMALMVFMAAFDQLKIQFALLNYAILIVFGGLALGSGLALGLGGRDVMAGILAGYYVRQRLQAGDHVSVGSMEGTVREVGPVATIIETEEHGMLNRHSIPNYRMLNEAVR
- a CDS encoding RNA polymerase sigma factor, whose amino-acid sequence is MKVDEQLSDEQLAAAAAREGSDGPAFVALVDRFRGRVWAICYRLLGNEHDANDASQEVFVRLFLHRNKFEGRSKYSTWVHGIAVRTCLSVRRGRGRRQRRETLAGDETIEQHSPRTKSPAAGLSLDLMQMLDILDEEDRALLILKYAENYSHEELAEIFKLSISACKMRISRAREKIQERFGEEYEVKNEACKMQTKEK